The following are encoded together in the Panicum virgatum strain AP13 chromosome 6K, P.virgatum_v5, whole genome shotgun sequence genome:
- the LOC120712641 gene encoding uncharacterized oxidoreductase YoxD-like, with the protein MMRSVSGSNSSRGIAAVVGVGPRLGSAVARKFASEGYTIAILSRDLEKLSQLAEEIAQEVKGQVFALRVDCADARSVREAFEGVLSLGSVEVLVYNACEPPDADAAAAPRPTPFLAVTPDAFHRSLAVSAAGAFHCAQQVIPGMVERGRGTIIFTGSSASVTGFAGYSDLSCGKFALRGLSQSLAREFQPAGVHIAHVIIDGVIGERRSPRSSRAGAAGDPVSAAAAGADPDAVAQSYWHVHAQDKSAWTQELDIRSPSSTFM; encoded by the exons atGATGAGGTCAGTGTCGGGCTCCAACTCGTCGAGGGGCATCGCCGCCGTGGTGGGCGTCGGGCCCCGGCTGGGCTCGGCGGTGGCGCGCAAGTTCGCCTCCGAGGGCTACACCATCGCCATCCTCTCCCGCGACCTCG AGAAGCTGTCGCAGCTGGCGGAGGAGATCGCGCAGGAGGTCAAGGGGCAGGTGTTCGCGCTCCGGGTGGACTGCGCCGACGCCCGGTCCGTGCGCGAGGCCTTcgagggcgtgctctccctcGGCTCCGTCGAGGTGCTCGTCTACAACGCCTGCGAGCcgcccgacgccgacgccgccgccgcgccgcgccccacGCCCTTCCTCGCCGTCACGCCCGACGCCTTCCACCGCTCTCTCGCCGTCTCCGCCGCGGGGGCCTTCCACTGCGCGCAGCAG GTCATCCCGGGGATGGTGGAGCGGGGCAGGGGCACCATCATCTTCACGGGCTCCTCGGCGTCCGTCACCGGCTTCGCCGGCTACTCCGATCTCA GCTGCGGCAAGTTTGCCCTCCGGGGTCTGTCCCAGTCGCTGGCCAGGGAGTTCCAGCCGGCCGGCGTGCACATTGCGCACGTGATCATCGACGGCGTCATCGGCGAGAGGAG GTCGCCGAGGAGCAGcagggccggcgccgccggcgacccggtgtcggcggcggcggcgggcgcggaccCGGATGCGGTGGCGCAGAGCTACTGGCACGTCCACGCCCAGGACAAGAGCGCGTGGACGCAGGAGCTGGACATCCGATCGCCGTCGTCGACCTTCATGTAG
- the LOC120712644 gene encoding patatin-like protein 2, whose translation MAPVYAAGLGGGSGPGGLTLSPVAEERALTRRASTLSTPMSPPAAFGSMVTVLSIDGGGVRGVIPGTILAFLEEKLQEMDGPDARVADYFDIIAGTSTGGLVTAMLTAPDKAGRPLFAARDINDFYLQHCPKIFPACCGGPLGLFKNMAGPKYDGKYLRSIVRELLGDTKVSQALKNVVIPTFDIKLLQPTIFSKYDAVKDVSKDALLSDVCIGTSAAPTYLPGHQIETKDKDGKPRTFNLIDGGVAANNPTLLAMTHVSKQILLGNQDFFPIKPADYGKFMVLSLGTGSAKVEEKFDAAQSSRWGILGWLYKKGATPIIDSFTQASSDVVDIHASVLFQALRSEKSYLRIQDDELTGDTSSVDVATRENLDRLVGAGRALLKRPACKVNVETGKNEPDGDRGTNEKELIHFVKMLVDERRARLKKKGTHPAAMMNVDV comes from the exons ATGGCGCCGGTGTACGCCGCGGGGCTCGGAGGAGGGAGCGGGCCCGGCGGCCTGACGCTGAGCCCGGTGGCGGAGGAGCGGGCGCTCACCCGCCGCGCGTCCACGCTGTCCACGCCcatgtcgccgccggcggcgttcGGGAGCATGGTCACCGTGCTCagcatcgacggcggcggcgtgcgcggggtCATCCCGGGCACCATCCTCGCCTTCCTCgaggagaagctgcaggagatggACGGGCCGGACGCGAGGGTCGCGGACTACTTCGACATCATCGCCGGGACGAGCACCGGCGGGCTGGTCACCGCCATGCTCACGGCGCCCGACAAGGCGGGCCGCCCGCTCTTCGCCGCCAGGGACATCAACGACTTCTACCTCCAGCACTGCCCCAAGATCTTTCCAGCCTGCTG CGGCGGTCCTCTGGGCCTGTTCAAGAACATGGCGGGCCCCAAGTACGACGGCAAGTACCTCCGCTCCATCGTCCGGGAGCTCCTCGGCGACACCAAGGTCAGCCAGGCGCTCAAGAACGTCGTCATCCCGACCTTCGACATCAAGCTCCTCCAGCCCACCATCTTCTCCAAATACGAC GCCGTGAAGGATGTCTCCAAGGACGCTCTGCTCTCCGACGTGTGCATCggcacctccgccgcgccgacctACCTCCCGGGGCACCAAATCGAGACCAAGGACAAGGACGGCAAGCCCAGGACCTTCAACCTCATCGATGGCGGCGTCGCCGCAAACAATCCG ACGCTGCTGGCGATGACGCACGTGAGCAAGCAGATCCTCCTGGGCAACCAGGACTTCTTCCCCATCAAGCCGGCGGACTACGGCAAGTTCATGGTGCTGTCGCTGGGCACCGGCTCCGCCAAGGTCGAGGAGAAGTTCGACGCGGCGCAGAGCAGCCGGTGGGGCATCCTGGGGTGGCTCTATAAGAAGGGCGCCACGCCCATCATCGACAGCTTCACCCAGGCCAGCTCCGACGTCGTCGACATCCACGCCTCCGTGCTGTTCCAGGCGCTGCGCTCCGAGAAGAGCTACCTCCGGATCCAGGACGACGAGCTCACGGGCGACACCTCCTCCGTCGACGTCGCCACCAGGGAGAACCTGGACCGCCTCGTCGGCGCCGGCAGGGCGCTGCTGAAGAGGCCGGCGTGCAAGGTGAACGTCGAGACCGGCAAGAACGAGCCGGACGGCGACAGGGGCACCAACGAGAAGGAGCTCATCCATTTCGTCAAGATGCTGGTGGATGAGCGCCGGGCCAGGCTCAAGAAGAAGGGCACCCACCCTGCCGCTATGATGAACGTGGATGTATAG
- the LOC120712643 gene encoding protein MIZU-KUSSEI 1-like yields the protein MPSLIDYSPAALRSLLRPSSSTTTDERRAKLSGAGAGAGGGALGLFKMFRLLPVLTTGCKMAAMLGRHKSGGRALLADNAPTVTLFGHRRGRLSLAIHEDTRSPPAFLIELPMLAAALHREMATGTVRLALESDTARGVAAAARRRRPLLEEHVWAVYCNGRSAGHAIRRRDPSDDERHVLRLLRGVSMGAGVLPPPPDGRAGGPDGELTYMRARVQRVVGSRDSEAFYMINPDDGGDATHGGDSAPELSIFFVRNK from the coding sequence ATGCCATCTCTCATCGACTACAgcccggcggcgctgcggtcgCTGCTCCGGCCGTCGTCGTCCACCACCACCGATGAGCGGCGGGCGAAGCTGtcgggggccggggccggggccggcggcggcgccctggggcTCTTCAAGATGTTCAGGCTCCTGCCGGTGCTCACCACGGGGTGCAAGATGGCGGCCATGCTGGGGCGGCACAAGAGCGGCGGCCGGGCCCTCCTGGCGGACAACGCGCCGACGGTGACGCTGTTCGGGCACCGGCGCGGGCGGCTCAGCCTGGCCATCCACGAGGACACGCGGTCCCCGCCGGCGTTCCTCATCGAGCTGCCCATGCTGGCCGCCGCGCTGCACCGGGAGATGGCCACGGGCACCGTCCGGCTGGCGCTGGAGAGCGACACGgcgcgcggcgtcgccgccgccgcgcggcgccggcgcccgctgctggaggagcacGTCTGGGCGGTCTACTGCAACGGGCGCAGCGCCGGGCACGCCATCCGCCGCAGGGACCCGTCCGACGACGAGCGCCACGTCCTGCGCCTGCTCCGCGGCGTGTCCATGGGCGCCGGggtgctcccgccgccgcccgacggcAGGGCGGGCGGCCCCGACGGCGAGCTCACCTACATGCGCGCCCGCGTGCAGCGCGTCGTCGGGTCCAGGGACTCGGAGGCGTTCTACATGATCAAccccgacgacggcggcgatgcCACCCACGGCGGCGATAGCGCGCCGGAGCTAAGCATCTTCTTTGTGAGGAACAAGTGA
- the LOC120712640 gene encoding phosphoglycerate mutase-like protein 4 encodes MLCRLPTSSLLPPPPAPSIASLAASRPSPASAVAASRPPAPAIFPQTRRASAPEAAPGMSASASSAAGYPAAGGDFTEVVIVRHGETSWNATRIIQGHMDAELNDIGRQQAVAVAHRLSREAKAAAVYSSDLKRAAETAQTIARICNLPNVVFDPALRERHIGDLQGMKFQDAATEKPEAYKAFVSHKRNQPIPGGGESLDQLSERCVSCLYNIVEKHKGERVIVVSHGGTIRELYRHASPTRPLHGKIHNTSVSVILVSGTTGRCIVKTCGDISHLQEAGAGVLENAFGGDKNSA; translated from the exons ATGCTCTGCCGCCTCCCAACGAGCTCgcttctgccgccgccgcccgcgccctcgATCGCGTCCCTCGCCGCCTCCCGCCCCTCTccggcctccgccgtcgccgcgtccCGCCCTCCAGCACCCGCGATTTTTCCGCAGACCCGCCGGGCCAGCGCCCCGGAAGCGGCTCCGGGGATGTCGGCCTCCGCTTCCAGCGCCGCGGGGTACCCCGCCGCAGGCGGCGACTTCACGGAGGTCGTGATCGTGCGGCACGGGGAGACGTCATGGAACGCCACGCGCATCATACAG GGACACATGGATGCAGAGCTGAATGATATTGGAAGGCAGCAAGCTGTCGCG GTCGCTCATCGGCTTTCTAGAGAAGCGAAAGCAGCTGCTGTATACTCATCTGATCTAAAGCGAGCAGCAGAGACTGCGCaaacaattgcaagaatctGCAATCTACCAAAT GTTGTGTTCGATCCAGCATTGAGAGAAAGACACATTGGAGATCTACAGGGCATGAAGTTTCAAGATGCTGCTACAGAGAAGCCAGAGGCTTACAAAGCTTTTGTGTCCCACAAGAGAAACCAACCAATTCCT GGTGGTGGAGAGAGTCTTGATCAACTGTCAGAACGATGTGTGTCCTGCTTGTACAATATTGTTGAGAAACACAAAG GCGAGCGAGTGATCGTGGTCTCTCACGGCGGCACCATCAGGGAACTCTACCGGCACGCCAGCCCCACGAGGCCGCTCCACGGTAAGATCCACAACACGTCGGTGAGCGTGATCCTCGTGTCCGGCACCACCGGCCGCTGCATCGTCAAGACGTGCGGCGACATCAGTCACCTtcaggaggccggcgccggcgtcctggagAACGCCTTCGGCGGCGATAAGAACTCGGCCTGA